The DNA sequence CACCGGCCACGGACCCGGCCTCCGCCTTGACGCCACCCCCGAAGCCGCGCGGCCCCCGCCCGTCGCCGCCCCGCTCGGTGGTACCCCTGGGGCGGTGTGCGGTCCCGCGTTGGGGTGCGGTCCCGGGCTGGTGTGCGGTCTGGGGCTGGTGCGCGTCCTCGTGCCGGGGTGTGTCCCCGTGCCGGGGTGTGTCCCCGTGCCGGTCCGTGTTTCCGCGCCGGGGTGGGTTCCCGGGCTGGTGTGCGGTCCCGCGTTGGGGTGCGTCCCCGTGCCGGTCTGCGTCGGCGTGCTGGGGTGTGTCCTCGTGCCGGTCTGCGTCGGCGTGGTGGCGTGCGGTCCTGGGCCGGTCCGTGTCCTGGTGCCGGTCCGTGTCCGCGCGCTGGGGTGTGTCGCCGTGCCGGTGTGCGGTCCCGCGCTGGAGTTCGGTCCTGGGCCGGTCCGCGCCGCCGTGCCGGTGTGCATCCCCGGACCCGTATGCGTCCTCGGGCTGGGGTGCATTGCCGGACCCGTGCGCGTCCTGGGGGTGGGGTGTGTCCTCGTGCCGGTCTGCGTCGCCGCGCTGGGGCGCGTCCTCGTGCCGGGCCGCGTCCTCGTGTCGGTGTGCATTCCCGGACATGTTCGCGTCCTGGGGCTGGTGTGCGGTCCTGGGCCGGTCCGTGTCCTGGTGCCGGTCCGTGTCCTCGTGCCGGTCCGTGTCCCCGCGTTGGGATGCGTTCCCGTGGCGGTGTGTGGCGTCACGGCCGGGTGCCGTCTGGTCCGGCTCGGTGCTGACGGCGGGGTGGCCCGGTGAGGGGGCGGCCGCGATGTCGGTTTGGTGCGCGGGCGGGCGGGTGTCGGTGGCCTTCGCCAGGTTCTCGGTCCCGGTATCCGTGGCCTCACTGGGAGGAGGGGCCGGTCGGGCGTCGGGGCTCGCGATGACGGTCCCGGCGGCGTCCGACGGGGCGTCAGGCGCGTCGGACGGGTCGTCGTCGACGCCGCCTCGTGCGGCGGCCGCTCCCTCGTCGCCGACCGGGCGTACGGCGTCGGCCGCGCCCCCGCGCGGGGCCGACGCCGTGCCCTCACGGTCGGCCTCGCGGTCCGCCGCGCGGGCGCGGCGTTTGGCGGCGTCCGCGCGGACCCAGCGGCGGTGGAGGGCGAGCAGTTCCTCAGAAGTGGCGCCGCACAGCCGGGCGAAGCGCTCGACGGGGGCGTAGTCCGCCGGGACCGCGTCGCCATTGCAATAGCGGTGCAGCGTGGACGCGCTGACGTGCAGACGCGTGGCCAGCGAGCCGTAACTGCGGCCCGAGCGCTCCTTCAGCGCACGCAAGCGTTCGGCGAAGTCCTCGACCTCTTTGGCGTTCCCCACGCCCACCACCCCCCATATCGGCCCCGGCGCCGCGGCATCGTCCCGCGGGCGTCCCGCGAGCTCCTCGTGAGCGCGTTCCAGGGTGTTGTCATACCCCCAAGTCAGCGTACGTGCAGGCATTCCAGCGTCCCGAATGCCACGCCAGCCGTAGCGGCCACGGCCACGTGGCGCACACGCTTGTCCCGCCGTCGC is a window from the Streptomyces luomodiensis genome containing:
- a CDS encoding helix-turn-helix domain-containing protein; this translates as MGNAKEVEDFAERLRALKERSGRSYGSLATRLHVSASTLHRYCNGDAVPADYAPVERFARLCGATSEELLALHRRWVRADAAKRRARAADREADREGTASAPRGGAADAVRPVGDEGAAAARGGVDDDPSDAPDAPSDAAGTVIASPDARPAPPPSEATDTGTENLAKATDTRPPAHQTDIAAAPSPGHPAVSTEPDQTAPGRDATHRHGNASQRGDTDRHEDTDRHQDTDRPRTAHQPQDANMSGNAHRHEDAARHEDAPQRGDADRHEDTPHPQDAHGSGNAPQPEDAYGSGDAHRHGGADRPRTELQRGTAHRHGDTPQRADTDRHQDTDRPRTARHHADADRHEDTPQHADADRHGDAPQRGTAHQPGNPPRRGNTDRHGDTPRHGDTPRHEDAHQPQTAHQPGTAPQRGTAHRPRGTTERGGDGRGPRGFGGGVKAEAGSVAGGRRGLRAVAGGGGEAVVGARVRRPWALLAGAAAVVVLAVTAVEVRPPGADGRQDTAASPPTATAPSSAPSAGPTARGRLDRQETNGDDASGAPRDGAKGERDDERKAGGAPSGSPGTGSAKGPGDGGSTRAPLTLSTRSHVWENGCDHRYLIDRPPSEVAPPPTEQDAPTWAAAHGAVHGGTTNVEVTVQGRASSAVVLQALHVRVVGRRAPLAWSSFAMENGCGGSLTPRAFSVDLDAARPLARPTDGNDGGEPIPAVRLPYRVSASDPEVLLVNARTSGCDCSWYLELDWTSGGRSGTLRIDDHGSPFRTSGVKGRPEYGYDYADGAWHQSG